The nucleotide sequence TTAGTAATAATTGCACCGTTTTGTATTCCTAGCTAGGAAAATCTGTTTTTTCTGGCTATAGTAAATTTCAAGTAGATTATATTAACTTTTATATAGTAACTACAACCCTTACGGTTCTAATCATATGTTGGCATAAACACATGGAAAACTATTCCGAAACACATCTGGCTCCAGGTGTTTTACGATAAGGATTTATGGGTCTGTATAagtttttttttggtataaaatattcaaattgtaTTCTTCAGACTTCTTATAGCagtagtttcatttattttattaatataatcacatgATCATGGATGATAGGCATTAAACCTAACTTACTGAATGGTTTGTGTTGGTAATGTGTAGACGAAAATCCTGTCATATCTGATGTGATTTATTTTAATCCAATATAAATTAGAGCTGGTTTTGATTGACCAAGCCACTTACCTTTATGAAGCCGCATAATTAGTCTCCATAATAAAAAGAGATACTTTTAAAAGGGGAAACAATAGCGATAATATGCCACTGAGACATGAATTTAGGATAATTTGTATATAGTGGAGTGGCATGCCatgtaaatttcaaaaattagtatttattttttccagtgtgCAATTATTTATATCTTTGGTTTTTCTTGTGTGATTACAAACTTAATTACCTAGTCTTTTTACTTGAGCTTAGGTTCTTCTCTAAGGGTACAAACGTGGGTggcctctcttttctccctccctagTATCATGGAAGTGTATCTTCACAGAAAAAGAACTGAGGATTTCTCTGGGTGGCTTACAAATTTGCAATAATTGTACAGTTCTGTACTCCAACTGAAATGAACATTGGATTTTGGAAAGAATTTTCCTTACTTGCAGTTTGGGAACTACCTCCATGCAATACTATTCAGGTAGAATCCTCATGTGGGCTTTGATggtacttaaaacatttttcctttataatcaaACGCTGATGAAGAAGAGCCTATTTCCATGGTTTATGGAGAAGGTAGGGGTGTTGGTAACTTATCTACATAAACGTAACAAGTTATTTAGATATAATTCGTTTTGTAAAATTGAAAAGATACAAAAGCATTACATTTCTCTTTGAAACTACTCAACAGTTAATGTAGAAGGTACAAATAACAGGTTATTTGTAGAGCCTTAAAAGATAGGTGTTATCTGCTTTGTgtcctggaggaaggaaaaacaaaatagtgtttttaaaaaagtgaaatgttAAGCAGCATTTCAAGATTGAGCACAGTAACTTGTAAGTGTTACTAAGAATCACCCTATAATTCACTGAAATTGGTGAAAACTCTACTCTAGTAGTAAGCATATGAGCATATGACTTGCTGGCCTCATGTCAGACTAACAGCATAATTGTTCTGAGGTTCAGTTTGCTCTGCAAGTAATACTATATTGGTACTTAACTAGCCACATCCTAGAATTAAAGTTGATGACAGCTTGGTTAAAATGGATTATGGATTCAGTTTTACTGTGTGCCTGAAAGTATGATCAGATTGCACTTCTTTCACTCCCAGCCAGCTGACACACAGATAGATATACtaagctgttaaaataaaaaaaaaaattgggttgGTGGTTATGATGGTTCTGTAAGAATGGGGCTGAGAATTGTgacttttataaagtttttatggTAATAAACAACTAAGTGGGGAGGGGTGCAGATCTGTGTTTAAGAATTTCACAAAGCTACAGTCATATGTATTCTTGATGGTTTAACATTAAAGGTTATTTCGTTTCTAAGAAACTGAATAAAGTTAGTTTTGGATATAGGTCAGTAGCTTTATTAGAAAATTATGAGGTCTGTGAGGttgcacatacatgtatatgtgcaGTTAATGAGTTGAGCATATTTTTCCCATTGAGGACACTTCATATGTTATATAGTCTTAGATCTTGTTGGCCATGATTTGGTCAAAAGTTAGTCCTAAGTAAAATGCCTTTTGGTTTTGAATTGCATGCTTTTAGCTCCCTAATTTGAACATAGGCCATCAAAAATCAGAATTAAAGGTTGTGGGGAGTACTCAAGATTGACACCAAAGGGGATATAACATAGAGATTCTTTGAAGAACTTTTGAGGACCAAAAGCCTCAAATTTTAAACATCCTAAAGGTTATATGTAATCATAATTGTAGGAAAGACACAGAGCACTAATACTCGGCTGTATCTTTTAATAGGCATGTCATGTTAcccagagaactttccaaacaaGTACCCAAAACCCATCTGATGTCTGAAGAAGAGTGGAGGAGACTCGGTGTCCAACAAAGTCTAGGCTGGGTTCATTACATGATTCATGAGCCCGGTAAGTTTTGCTATAGTAAAGTATTAACTGAGTTAAAATAGTAATGGTTATGGTTGGCACAATTTTTTTAGTGACCTTGACTTTCAATGATATTGCAAGGTAATTCTACGGTAAGTTTGACtgttttttgaaagaatgatTTCTTAACCCTCTGGAGAGGGTTCCAATTTCATAATAAACCACATACAACAGATGTCAAAAAAtagttattctattttaaaatttgtgtcttAAAAGTATTTTGCCATATGTATAACTAGAATTCCGGTGTATCTACCATATTAtgcttaaatgagataacatagcACATGAACTCAAAAGTGCTACCTGTATTATGCATGTATGAATCCCTTATGCTATGTGGTATTAACCAAAAGTTTTTCAGATATTAAATAGTAAAATAGACGAACTTTGGAGTTAAATTCTATTTATGGATTAACAGTGAATCTAAAAGTAttataatcttttcaacaaaattTGAAGGTACACCGTAGAAGATGAAGTAGATGGAAAAAAAGCTATCTTGGTTTTTattcttgttaaagaaaaatagcaTCAGAAACTCTAAAAGACTCAACTTTCTTGGGGTTGGGTAACATAATTAAAATTCTAGTGTTCTTTCTCTAGCTAATACAAAAGCAAATGAGGAACCTAACTGTAGATTACTGGGCCCCACCTACTGGAACAATTTAGGGACCTGCATTTTTGTAAGCTTCTGGTGTTTTTCAATGTGCATTATTGTGAGATCCAGCAGGTGATTTGAAAGAGGTGTCTTTCTCCATAGAGATAACCTTTCTCTTTTACTTATTCCTTTTCTTCAGAGTGGGTAAAACTAAAATATTGGAGAGATCTTCTCATCAGGTTGTTTGTCTTGTTTAATGCTGACAGTGACTTTGAAGCAAAATTCATTTAAGACACTTCGAACCAGTTTAATAGTGGATTCAACTATTTTGGTTTAATTGAGAATTCCTTGAATTTTTGTTGAGTATATGAAAATTCACCATGGtattaaaatgatacaaaacattttctttccacaGAACCGCATATTCTTCTCTTTAGACGACCTCTtccaaaagatcaacaaaaatgAAGTATACCTGGGATCGTCAAttaaatctttttcaaatttaatgtatatgtgtatataaggTAGTATTCAGTGAATACTTGAAAAATGTACAAATCATTCATCCATACCTGTGCATGAGCTGTATTCTTCACAGCAACAGAGCTCAGTTAAATGCAACTGCAAGTAGGTTACTATAGGGTGTTGAAGATAAAATATCTAGTCAGTTTTTCTCTTAATATAAGTGCCTGTTTGACTTTATCTGTTACGTTACTTTTGTTAAATAAAGTTTGTATGTTGCATTTACCACCATTTGAAGTTATTGAGGAATATTTTCTTATGGTTTATTTGTGACTATTGAGATTGTTtgatttcagttttataattttagccctgaggaaataaataaaatgttgaatgagTTTATAATAGCTTGGTATGATGGAGGTACCATTTAATTCACTTAGGAAGAAACTAAGAAACCAGGGATATGTTTAAGCTAGAGCCAAAGTAGATTTTACCACTTTATTGTTTTGTTCCTAGAGAATTATCTAGAATCTTCAAGTGAAGAAAAGTCCAACTTAATACTTATCTGGGTTACTTCCACTTACCTGAGAACTGCCACTAACTTCTAGCAGTGTTGGGAGAAACCCTTAACCCTGTTtatccttttcttcatttcctaaGTGGGGATGGTGTTtcctacatttctttttttttttttttttttttagagatggggtcttgctctttcttaggctggtcttgaactcctgagctcaagcaatcctcccacctcggcctcccagagtgctaggattataggcatgagccaccatgtctggccctcctatagcattttttaaaagtcaaaaagtgTACTGTAAAACACCTCCACATGCCATATGTATTTTGCATCTATTTAGATTGCCTATTTAGTTAGCTGCTAGGAAAATGTTGAGTTAAATGCCGACACAGGCTAGTTACCTTAGTTGATTGCTATACTAGAGAAAACACAAGACCCCCTCGGTTTAGAAAGGGTGTCCTTATATGTAATCAGCACATGGTGAGGAGCAGCAGCCTAGAATCTACTTCCAATCCCCACTGTTACCACCACAGGACACCTCATCTGGAGTGCTCCAGGATGACAAAGACAAAAATGCCAAAATTAAGTGAACTAAATCACACTCACGGTAAACCCACTACTGCTGAGAGGGAGGGGTGACAGCCACTCCTTGACCTCCAGCACAGATTCCTGCCAGACACTAGGCTTCTCTCCTGGAGGTTGGGTGTATTCAGGCATGCTTAGTACATGTGGGACCCACCAGGGCTGAAATGTGCTAAAAAATTGGAGCTGCTGCCTACATTTCCTGTAAAATAAACACCTTGGTGGGGTTACTCAGtctgcaggggacagaggaaaCCTATAACTTGCCTCAACTTAATAAACCCTCTACCGGTAAATGGCCTACATTgctggcaaacattttctgtccCTTAAATTCCCTTGCACCTTCCTTTAAGCTTCAGAGCAAAAAGGAAGTGCCTCCTCTATCTACTGAAAAGATACTCTGCAGTCTTCCTGGATCACCTCTCTGGTGAGCCTTCTTGTCCTTGCAGCACCTTACACGTTTCTCAAAAGTATTTGGTAAGTTCTCCCCTCCTGTAGAGTTCTTTTCCACCCGCACAAATCATactaattttccatttctttaccaTGTCCTAGCACAGTTTTTAATGTTCGAATGAAACAGCGATTTTGGAATTAAGTTCCTTTCCGTGGTTACTTCCAAACCTTAAGTTTCTGGGAATTCAGGACGCCAGTAGTCTTGTAGGTATTCCAGATCTGTAGGACTTACAGGGCGTCCAATTCCTCTAAGTCACCTTATGAAATCTTAGGGAAATCAAGTCGCGGAGTGGCGTCAGGCAATGTCAAGTTCTCCCCACAGTTCCCTTACTAGTAAACGTTCTTAAGGTGACTGCTCACCTCAGCCAGAGGTCTTTCCAGGCCACCTTAAACAAGGAACCTTCCTATGTGATGCCAGACCCAGAGGACACGAGTAAACCACGGCCTTACGCTAAGTTTCTCTTTGCTACTGCCTCGGCAGAATTTATCGCGGACAGCCCAGCACCGCAGGGCACACGTGCGGCTCCTGCAATCTACACCGAGGCCGCAACCCAGAGGACTCTTAGGGGTCACTTCCCCAGTAACCTCCACGTGCTGCTCCCGGCGGCGCAGAGCCCACGCCTCGTGCTTCCGGCCGGAAGGAGGGGTGGACCCCGTCGCGTTTCTGTGACGCACTTCCTGGCGTCCCCTCCGAAGGCGGAAACGTCGCGTCGTCTGTCGGGTCAGCCGACGGGCTGGCTGCGGGCCTCACCCGGCGCGGCCTCCTCCGAGCAGCCCGCCATGGCGTCGGAGGGGCCGCGAGAGCCCAAAGGCGAGGTAAGGGCCGCCCGGGCCGGCAGCCGCTCCTTCGGCGGCCTCAGCCCGTCGGCCCGGCTCGCCCCGGGGTCTCGGTCGTGCGGTGACGGGGCCGGCCCGGCGGGCGGGGGCCGGAGGCTTGTGACCGCGCGGGAGCGCGGAGTGGGCGGCCGCGATCCCTGCGCCCCGCCCCGAGCCCGCCCGGGGGCGGTGGTCGCGGGACAGACCCCGCCCACGGGTAGCGCCGCTTCTGGGGTGCGGTGCCACACGGGCCAGTGACGGCAGTCGTGTCCCAGCACGCCCGGGGGTCGCGGCACGGGGACTCCGGCAAGCTTGGGGCGCTGTTGGGAAGGAGTAGCTGGTTTAAGCGTCGTGAGTTTTCTTAAATGTCGTCTCCGCGCTACATACTCAACGTTACCGCTAGATGGAGCCCTGGCAGTCGCATCCATTAGTCTTAGATTTAAAAACCATGGTTGTAAAATTCTCAGTGAAAGTAAATCTCTTACTACAtatcttaaaaacttaaaaaaatttcaaatctcAAAGGCTCATAGCGATAGGATGATTTTTTAGCAAAGCAAACTTTTGC is from Lemur catta isolate mLemCat1 chromosome 10, mLemCat1.pri, whole genome shotgun sequence and encodes:
- the CKS2 gene encoding cyclin-dependent kinases regulatory subunit 2 produces the protein MAHKQIYYSDKYFDEHYEYRHVMLPRELSKQVPKTHLMSEEEWRRLGVQQSLGWVHYMIHEPEPHILLFRRPLPKDQQK